In Bufo gargarizans isolate SCDJY-AF-19 chromosome 6, ASM1485885v1, whole genome shotgun sequence, a single genomic region encodes these proteins:
- the GGT7 gene encoding glutathione hydrolase 7, with amino-acid sequence MAEPGPGRSLGSYSPVDYMSITSFPRLPEEEAGGEPVPRAGEDDTFLGEHDSDPDAFLKSARLQRLPSSSSEMGSQDASPLRETVKDPFSSDCSCRQDGLTVIITACITFALGVTIALIMQIYFGDPQIFHQGAVVSDASHCTALGIEVLEKRGSSVDAAIATSLCLGIVNPHTSGIGGGGVMLVHDIRNNLTEVIDFRETAPSELHNELLQYSRHKAGILVGVPGMLKGLAKAHSMYGKLPWLDIISKVKEVASGGFNTTHDLAKAISDLKEDDLSTTFQDIFFPHGLPLTPGTFVRRPDLAAILHEVATKGVDAFYSSNLTREMVTEVNAQGGVMSEEDFTNYNVSIEKPVQTVYQGHLVFAPPAPHAGPALISALNILEGANLTKHTSRSIALHWIAETLKIALGCASKLGDPSFEQTVTGYVTEILSKAEASFFRKKINEFQAANPKDYVPFHSLHVGPAASQALVIGPDDFIVAVVSSVNRPFGSMIMTPSGILLNSQMLDFSWSNKSTNLSSPNPQNIVEPGKRPLSFLLPTVVRPAQGLCGTYLSLGGSNGERALSGITQVLLNVLSFNKNLSDSVSQGRLHPDLETNFLQIDSNFPENDTQDLELKGHQLDRTDILSLVHGSRRSNDLIIGIKDPRSTDAEAATIL; translated from the exons ACCCAGACGCCTTCCTCAAATCAGCCCGTCTGCAGCGACTCCCATCTTCATCCTCCGAAATGGGAAGCCAGGACGCCTCACCCCTCAGAGAGACTGTCAAGGACCCTTTCAGCTCAGACTGCAGCTGCCGACAGGATGGTCTCACTGTCATCATAACCGCTTGTATCACATTCGCTCTGGGCGTCACTATAGCGCTCATTATGCAGATATATTTCGGGGATCCTCAG ATCTTCCACCAGGGGGCAGTAGTAAGCGATGCTTCCCATTGTACAGCTCTGGGTATTGAAGTGTTGGAGAAGCGGGGGAGCTCTGTAGATGCCGCCATTGCTACATCCCTGTGTCTTGGGATTGTAAATCCACATACGTCAGGCATTGGGGG GGGGGGGGTGATGCTGGTCCATGACATCAGAAACAACCTGACAGAAGTCATTGATTTCCGGGAGACGGCACCATCTGAATTACACAATGAGCTCCTCCAGTACAGTAGGCATAAG GCAGGTATTCTGGTCGGTGTCCCTGGGATGTTAAAAGGGTTGGCTAAAGCTCACAGCATGTATGGAAA GCTGCCATGGTTGGATATCATATCTAAGGTGAAGGAAGTTGCCAGTGGAGGATTTAACACCACGCATGACTTGG CTAAGGCTATCAGTGACTTGAAAGAAGATGACCTATCAACCACTTTTCAAGATATTTTCTTCCCGCATGGACTACCTTTAACACCGGGAACGTTCGTCAGAAGGCCCGACCTGGCTGCCATTTTGCATGAAGTAGCGACAAAAGGGGTGGACGCATTCTATTCCAGCAACCTGACACGAGAAATGGTGACTGAG GTTAATGCACAAGGTGGAGTAATGTCAGAAGAAGACTTTACTAACTATAATGTATCGATTGAAAAGCCTGTACAAACTGTATATCAAG GCCATCTTGTGTTTGCTCCACCTGCTCCTCATGCAGGCCCCGCTCTTATAAGTGCCCTCAATATTCTGGAGGGGGCAAATctgaccaagcacacgtctcgcTCTATTGCCCTCCATTGGATAGCTGAG ACACTGAAGATAGCCCTTGGTTGTGCCAGCAAGTTAGGCGACCCCTCTTTTGAACAGACAGTGACTGGATACGTGACAGAGATCCTGAG TAAGGCGGAAGCAAGTTTTTTCCGGAAGAAGATTAATGAGTTCCAAGCTGCGAATCCTAAAGATTATGTGCCCTTCCATTCTCTTCATGTGGGCCCAGCTGCAAGTCAAGCCTTAGTGATCGGTCCAGATGACTTCATCGTGGCTGTTGTCAG CTCTGTAAATCGCCCCTTTGGCAGTATGATTATGACTCCTTCAGGGATCCTTCTCAACAGCCAGATGCTGGATTTCTCCTGGAGCAATAAAAGCACCAACCTTTCCTCTCCAAATCCA CAGAACATTGTTGAGCCGGGGAAGCGGCCTCTCTCTTTCCTGCTCCCTACTGTGGTGAGGCCGGCTCAGGGTCTGTGTGGAACATACCTATCCCTTGGTGGATCCAATGGGGAACGAGCGTTGTCTGGCATTACCCAG GTTCTCTTAAACGTCTTATCATTTAATAAAAACTTAAGTGACAGTGTGTCCCAGGGGCGACTGCATCCTGATCTTGAGACCAATTTTCTGCAGATTGACA GTAATTTCCCTGAAAATGACACCCAGGACTTAGAATTGAAAGGACATCAGCTGGACAGAACAGACATCTTATCTTTGGTCCATGGTTCGCGCAGGAGTAACGATCTTATTATTGGCATTAAGGACCCTCGAAGTACTGACGCAGAAGCGGCCACTATTTTGTGA